A window of the Apodemus sylvaticus chromosome 15, mApoSyl1.1, whole genome shotgun sequence genome harbors these coding sequences:
- the Mrpl40 gene encoding 39S ribosomal protein L40, mitochondrial, whose product MATAVMLCAARALRPRSWIPGTCQAQVRHTHQRASLLSFWELVPMRAEPLRKKKKVDPRKDQAAKDRLKKRIRKLEKATQELIPIEDFITPVKFLDKSRQRPQEEHSSEESERRALLLKRWALHKQQEQELERDAIRAMLEAQQEALEELKLESTELYAEAIKRDTSLFPFEKEGPHYTPPISNYQAPEGRYSDVTKVYTQVEFKR is encoded by the exons ATGGCTACCGCTGTGATGCTCTGTGCTGCGCGGGCTCTGCGGCCTCGGAGCTG GATCCCTGGAACCTGCCAGGCACAGGTCAGACACACCCACCAGAGAGCTTCCTTACTGTCCTTCTGGGAGCTCGTCCCCATGAG AGCAGAACCTCTtcggaagaagaagaaggtagaccccagaaaggATCAAGCAGCAAAGGATCGCTTGAAAAAGAGAATCCGAAAACTGGAAAAAGCCACCCAAGAGCTGATTCCTATTGAGGATTTCATTACCCCTGTGAAGTTCCTGGATAAATCAAG ACAGAGACCTCAGGAGGAACATTCGTCTGAGGAGAGTGAACGGAGAGCTCTTCTGCTGAAGAGGTGGGCACTGCAtaagcagcaggagcaggagctggagagggaCGCCATCAGAGCTATGCTAGAAGCCCAGCAGGAAGCCCTGGAAGAGCTGAAACTCGAGTCTACAGAGCTGTATGCTGAGGCCATAAAACGGGACACCAGCCTGTTCCCCTTTGAGAAAGAAGGGCCACACTACACGCCACCTATCTCTAACTACCAGGCCCCTGAAGGCAGGTACAGCGATGTCACCAAGGTGTACACACAAGTAGAATTCAAAAGATAG